In a genomic window of Sulfurisphaera tokodaii str. 7:
- a CDS encoding DUF3311 domain-containing protein gives MNSTYYVAMLVVAIIVTLLYSLFPIYNKINPTLGGLPIFYWYQILLLAVTTILSAVVVHFVKEEGER, from the coding sequence GTGAATTCTACATATTATGTGGCAATGTTAGTGGTAGCTATAATAGTAACGCTATTATACTCTCTATTCCCTATATACAATAAGATAAATCCAACTTTAGGTGGTTTACCAATATTTTACTGGTATCAGATACTTCTACTGGCTGTAACTACAATACTAAGTGCTGTAGTAGTTCATTTTGTAAAGGAGGAGGGTGAAAGATGA
- a CDS encoding ATP-binding protein — protein MESVGIVLQRGENNSVYALLKPNIDIIGGQLFLIEDEGKKTVARLDDYFYINEFFDEKTPFSRTLLNDKIDVELLNMNTVIRAELSIVKRYNHSTIPKPGSIVKFLPEIADEKDLLSFYQLSSSQGYIKYGRLAGSKIPLLLDLNAITMHVGIFGETGSGKSYNMRYLITLLSNIEIDGKITSIPLIIFDANGDYSDFTSFNIDLVSKGRGWIKKYVMRDPLSDYEIKLSIDLSLFTAKDLADFIISLKYGDIAPNSLQANILEQVLSQHDPQEYNWLLSTREGIESLKIELQELKNTGFSPSSIRAVVSSLEIFLNKVRKYNFVSSSSSFNEQTLDVIWNTKGLAIIDFSSDGAPGVDISTKQLIVSYVSRLVLDYLTKAKYSGKQKLIGVVIEEAQNYIPSNDYPVNARITKEVLVTLATQGRKFGASLFLVSQRPAFVDKYVLSMLNTFFFHRIYHEDVKYVMSATGGLPEHLAKSLPSLETGYVIVSGLMSALKSPALVKIPWDDRIGSYTGYVMSIENILVS, from the coding sequence ATGGAAAGTGTCGGTATAGTGCTACAAAGAGGTGAAAATAATAGCGTTTATGCTCTCCTTAAACCTAACATTGATATAATAGGCGGGCAACTTTTCCTTATTGAGGATGAAGGTAAAAAGACTGTAGCTAGGTTAGATGATTATTTCTACATAAATGAGTTCTTCGATGAAAAAACACCTTTCTCGAGGACATTGTTAAACGATAAAATTGATGTTGAACTATTAAATATGAATACAGTAATCAGGGCGGAATTATCAATAGTTAAGAGGTATAATCACTCCACGATACCAAAACCTGGGTCTATAGTGAAGTTTCTCCCAGAGATTGCAGATGAGAAGGACTTACTTTCTTTTTATCAACTTTCTTCATCTCAAGGTTACATTAAGTATGGAAGATTAGCTGGTTCTAAAATTCCTTTACTTCTTGACCTTAATGCGATAACTATGCATGTCGGAATATTTGGAGAAACTGGAAGTGGGAAGAGTTATAATATGAGATACTTAATCACTCTTCTTTCAAATATTGAAATTGACGGTAAAATTACATCAATTCCTTTAATTATATTTGATGCTAATGGTGATTACTCGGATTTTACATCTTTTAACATAGATCTAGTCAGTAAGGGAAGAGGATGGATAAAGAAATATGTAATGAGAGATCCATTGAGTGATTATGAGATAAAATTATCAATTGACCTCTCTCTATTCACAGCTAAGGATTTAGCTGACTTTATAATTTCTCTAAAATATGGTGATATTGCCCCAAATTCATTGCAAGCTAACATACTGGAGCAAGTCTTGTCTCAACATGATCCGCAGGAATATAATTGGTTATTAAGTACTAGAGAGGGCATTGAAAGTTTAAAAATAGAGTTACAAGAGCTTAAAAATACAGGTTTCAGTCCGAGTAGCATTAGAGCTGTAGTTAGTTCTTTAGAAATTTTCCTTAACAAAGTGAGAAAATACAATTTCGTATCTTCATCTTCTTCATTTAATGAGCAAACCCTTGATGTTATTTGGAATACTAAAGGATTAGCTATAATTGACTTTTCATCTGATGGTGCACCAGGTGTTGATATATCAACTAAACAGCTAATTGTAAGTTATGTTTCTCGTTTAGTCTTAGATTATCTTACCAAGGCTAAATATTCTGGAAAACAAAAACTTATAGGAGTAGTGATTGAGGAAGCACAGAATTATATACCTTCAAATGATTATCCAGTAAATGCTAGGATTACGAAAGAGGTTTTAGTTACATTAGCTACACAAGGAAGGAAATTTGGTGCCTCTCTCTTTTTAGTTTCACAGAGGCCGGCGTTCGTTGATAAGTATGTACTTTCAATGCTAAACACTTTCTTCTTTCACAGGATTTATCATGAAGACGTAAAATACGTAATGTCGGCCACTGGTGGGCTTCCAGAACATCTAGCTAAGAGCTTACCCTCTCTTGAAACTGGATATGTTATAGTTTCCGGTTTGATGTCAGCGTTAAAATCGCCAGCTTTAGTTAAGATACCATGGGATGACAGAATAGGTTCTTACACAGGTTACGTCATGAGTATTGAAAATATCTTGGTGAGTTAA
- a CDS encoding LSM domain-containing protein, which produces MAETAHKVLAESLGSTVLVKLKGDKIVRGTLKSYDMHMNLVLENSEEVMSDGSTRKVGTIIIRGDNVILVSPMSP; this is translated from the coding sequence TTGGCTGAAACAGCACACAAGGTTCTCGCAGAATCTTTGGGTTCTACCGTATTAGTGAAATTAAAAGGAGATAAAATTGTTAGAGGTACTCTTAAGAGTTATGATATGCATATGAACTTAGTATTAGAGAATTCTGAGGAAGTAATGAGTGATGGTAGCACTAGGAAAGTAGGTACAATAATCATAAGAGGAGATAATGTAATATTAGTGTCACCAATGAGTCCTTAG
- a CDS encoding winged helix-turn-helix transcriptional regulator — MEKQNICPIVETIKVIGSEAKLLVLRYLFDGSKGFNELQRVTKLSSKTLSNTLKDLEEAGIVKRVIISDRPFRVKYELTEKGKELKTLFTEMEKWGTKHLLSGDKK, encoded by the coding sequence ATGGAAAAGCAAAACATATGTCCTATTGTTGAGACTATAAAAGTAATAGGTAGCGAAGCTAAACTCTTAGTATTAAGATATCTTTTTGATGGTAGTAAAGGTTTTAATGAACTTCAAAGAGTTACTAAGTTAAGTTCAAAAACGTTATCAAACACACTAAAAGATCTTGAGGAAGCTGGAATAGTGAAAAGAGTAATTATAAGCGATAGACCTTTTCGCGTAAAATATGAACTTACAGAGAAAGGGAAAGAGCTAAAAACATTATTTACTGAAATGGAAAAATGGGGAACAAAACACCTTTTATCTGGAGATAAAAAATAA
- a CDS encoding sodium:solute symporter family protein: MNVDISTLTIFIVLFAIFAFLGFYGARWRRGDLSRLDEWGLGGRRLGILLVWFLMGADLYTAYTFIAVPELAFKSGALAYFAVFYVGLTFPIALLTMPRLWTVSRNRGYVTAADFIKDRFGSRALAIAVALVGAVAEIPYIALQIFGMQAVLIVMLIGLGLPPTRLTLDLSLLIAFIVLAAFTITSGLRGAALTGVFKDILVWITVLATIIAVPLSIGGFSTAFHAVKPIPYSYLPPSALSAFWTLAVGSALALYLYPHAINGSLSAEDKKKLKYGTALLPIYGVGLALLALFGILVFAIKPAYTLSAKYGGITAVPALLAYSMPSWFNGIAFLGIFIGGLVPAAIMAIGSANLLVRNVVKEFYNLTPKGEATLAKWISTAFKFLALAFIFVVPLSYAIGLQLLGGIIILQTLPPVFLGLFTNKLEGRSLLAGLIGGVASGVVLTAYVNHFGAIATTSYPTPLGGIYIALIALAINLVISLVGTAIAMAMGWKPKEVIKTEELVKTIEEK, translated from the coding sequence ATGAACGTAGATATCTCGACCTTAACAATATTTATAGTATTATTTGCTATATTTGCCTTTTTAGGATTTTATGGGGCTAGATGGAGAAGAGGGGACTTAAGCAGACTTGATGAATGGGGACTTGGAGGAAGGAGATTAGGAATATTACTAGTCTGGTTCTTAATGGGAGCTGACCTATATACAGCATATACTTTCATAGCAGTACCAGAATTAGCTTTTAAGAGTGGTGCATTAGCATATTTTGCTGTATTTTATGTAGGTTTAACTTTTCCAATTGCTCTTTTAACCATGCCTAGATTGTGGACTGTATCAAGAAACAGAGGCTATGTTACAGCAGCTGATTTCATTAAAGATAGGTTTGGCAGTAGAGCTTTAGCAATAGCTGTAGCCTTAGTAGGTGCAGTTGCTGAAATACCTTATATTGCTTTACAAATATTTGGTATGCAGGCTGTATTAATAGTAATGCTTATTGGTTTAGGTCTTCCACCAACAAGGTTAACTCTTGATTTATCGCTTTTAATAGCATTTATTGTCCTAGCCGCTTTTACAATTACTAGCGGATTAAGAGGTGCCGCATTAACTGGTGTATTTAAAGATATATTAGTATGGATAACAGTTTTAGCAACAATAATTGCAGTTCCACTTAGTATTGGAGGTTTTTCAACGGCATTTCATGCAGTTAAACCTATACCCTATTCTTACTTACCACCATCAGCCCTTTCAGCATTTTGGACACTTGCAGTAGGAAGTGCACTAGCGTTATATCTCTATCCTCATGCAATTAATGGTTCATTAAGTGCAGAAGATAAAAAGAAGCTAAAATACGGTACAGCATTATTACCTATTTATGGTGTTGGTCTAGCACTGCTGGCATTATTTGGTATACTAGTCTTCGCTATCAAGCCAGCCTACACATTATCAGCTAAGTATGGAGGAATAACAGCTGTACCGGCTTTGTTAGCTTATTCTATGCCTTCATGGTTTAATGGTATAGCATTCTTAGGTATATTTATTGGAGGATTAGTACCAGCAGCCATAATGGCTATCGGTTCTGCAAATCTTTTGGTTAGAAATGTAGTTAAAGAATTTTACAACTTAACTCCTAAAGGAGAAGCTACTTTAGCTAAGTGGATTTCAACTGCTTTTAAGTTCCTTGCCTTAGCTTTCATCTTTGTTGTACCACTAAGTTATGCTATTGGGTTACAATTACTCGGAGGTATTATAATTTTACAAACGTTACCACCAGTCTTCTTAGGATTATTTACAAATAAGCTCGAAGGAAGATCATTATTAGCGGGTCTAATAGGCGGTGTGGCTAGTGGTGTAGTGCTGACTGCGTATGTTAATCATTTTGGTGCAATTGCAACTACAAGCTATCCAACACCCTTAGGAGGAATATATATTGCATTAATAGCTCTAGCAATTAACTTAGTAATTTCACTCGTGGGTACAGCAATTGCTATGGCTATGGGATGGAAACCAAAAGAAGTTATAAAAACAGAGGAATTAGTTAAAACAATTGAAGAGAAATAA